A genome region from Trachemys scripta elegans isolate TJP31775 chromosome 2, CAS_Tse_1.0, whole genome shotgun sequence includes the following:
- the ANKMY2 gene encoding ankyrin repeat and MYND domain-containing protein 2 isoform X1, which translates to MAPPRRGELSPAEKELLAVIARGNTEEAGRLLGSKNVRVNCLDEHGMTPLMHAAYKAKADMCRLLLRYGADVNCNEHEHGYTALMFAGLSGSKEITWMMLEAGAETDAVNSVGRTAAQMAAFVGQHDCVTIINNFFPRERLDYYTKPQGLDKEPKLPVKLAGPLHKIITTTNLHPVKIVLLVKENPLLAEVEALLKCYRVLDLICEKCMKQRDMNEVLAIKMHYMSCIFQKCINFLKEREDKLDGLIKSLLKGRDTDGFPVYQEKLIRECIRKFPYCEATLLQQLVRSIAPVEIGSDPTAFSVLTQAITGQVGFVDAEFCTTCGGKGADKRCSVCKMVIYCDQNCQKIHWFTHKKVCKTLKEAHEKQELEAAKEKRRQEKKQERDEAQAADPSSTNEEQSDLHPGATKEVDPNHAVDRTEESVLNNEPAAPQPRPDNQSKRETSLADIAVQKVQESEE; encoded by the exons CATGGCATGACCCCTTTAATGCATGCAGCATACAAAGCGAAAGCTGACATGTGCAGGTTGCTCTTGCGGTATGGAGCGGATGTTAACTGCAATGAACACGAACATGGATATACTGCCTTGATGTTTGCTGGACTCTCAG GCAGCAAAGAAATCACCTGGATGATGTTAGAGGCTGGAGCAGAGACTGATGCTGTCAACTCTGTGGGAAGGACAGCAGCTCAGATGGCTGCCTTTGTGG gtcAACATGATTGCGTGACCATCATCAACAACTTCTTTCCACGGGAAAGGCTAGACTACTACACTAAACCACAAGGACTAGATAAAGAACCAAAACTGCCAGTGAAGTTAGCTGGGCCTCTTCACAAAATTATTACTACTACAAACTTGCATCCTGTTAAG ATTGTGCTGCTGGTCAAAGAGAACCCCCTATTGGCAGAAGTAGAAGCACTGCTGAAATGCTACAGGGTGTTGGACCTGATTTGTGAGAAATGCATGAAGCAAAGAGATATGAATGAAGTACTGGCTATTAAAATGCACTATATGAGTTGCATCTTCCAGAAATGTATTAATTTTCTCAAAGAGCGAGAGGATAAACTGGATGGATTAATCAAAAG TCTATTGAAAGGCAGAGATACAGATGGTTTTCCTGTGTATCAAGAGAAGCTTATCAGAGAGTGCATTCGAAAGTTTCCTTACTGTGAAGCTACCCTGCTCCAGCAGCTGGTGAGAAGTATTGCTCCAGTTGAAATT GGCTCTGATCCTACTGCTTTCTCTGTACTTACACAAGCTATTACTGGCCAAGTGGGCTTTGTGGATGCTGAATTCTGTACAACCTGTGGGGGAAAAGGAGCAGACAAAAGATGTTCAGTATGTAAGATG GTTATTTATTGTGACCAGAACTGCCAGAAAATACACTGGTTTACCCACAAAAAAGTTTGTAAGACGCTGAAGGAAGCTCATGAGAAGCAAGAGCTAGAAGCTGCCAAAGAAAAACGGAGAcaagaaaaaaagcaagagagag atGAAGCACAGGCAGCTGATCCTAGTTCCACAAATGAGGAGCAGTCAGACCTTCACCCAGGAGCTACCAAAGAAGTGGATCCAAATCATGCAGTTGACAGAACAGAGGAAAGTGTGCTTAACAATGAGCCAGCAGCCCCACAACCTCGTCCTGACAATCAGTCTAAAAGAGAGACCAGCTTAGCTGACATTGCTGTGCAAAAAGTTCAAGAATCTGAAGAGTAA
- the ANKMY2 gene encoding ankyrin repeat and MYND domain-containing protein 2 isoform X2: MAPPRRGNTEEAGRLLGSKNVRVNCLDEHGMTPLMHAAYKAKADMCRLLLRYGADVNCNEHEHGYTALMFAGLSGSKEITWMMLEAGAETDAVNSVGRTAAQMAAFVGQHDCVTIINNFFPRERLDYYTKPQGLDKEPKLPVKLAGPLHKIITTTNLHPVKIVLLVKENPLLAEVEALLKCYRVLDLICEKCMKQRDMNEVLAIKMHYMSCIFQKCINFLKEREDKLDGLIKSLLKGRDTDGFPVYQEKLIRECIRKFPYCEATLLQQLVRSIAPVEIGSDPTAFSVLTQAITGQVGFVDAEFCTTCGGKGADKRCSVCKMVIYCDQNCQKIHWFTHKKVCKTLKEAHEKQELEAAKEKRRQEKKQERDEAQAADPSSTNEEQSDLHPGATKEVDPNHAVDRTEESVLNNEPAAPQPRPDNQSKRETSLADIAVQKVQESEE; this comes from the exons CATGGCATGACCCCTTTAATGCATGCAGCATACAAAGCGAAAGCTGACATGTGCAGGTTGCTCTTGCGGTATGGAGCGGATGTTAACTGCAATGAACACGAACATGGATATACTGCCTTGATGTTTGCTGGACTCTCAG GCAGCAAAGAAATCACCTGGATGATGTTAGAGGCTGGAGCAGAGACTGATGCTGTCAACTCTGTGGGAAGGACAGCAGCTCAGATGGCTGCCTTTGTGG gtcAACATGATTGCGTGACCATCATCAACAACTTCTTTCCACGGGAAAGGCTAGACTACTACACTAAACCACAAGGACTAGATAAAGAACCAAAACTGCCAGTGAAGTTAGCTGGGCCTCTTCACAAAATTATTACTACTACAAACTTGCATCCTGTTAAG ATTGTGCTGCTGGTCAAAGAGAACCCCCTATTGGCAGAAGTAGAAGCACTGCTGAAATGCTACAGGGTGTTGGACCTGATTTGTGAGAAATGCATGAAGCAAAGAGATATGAATGAAGTACTGGCTATTAAAATGCACTATATGAGTTGCATCTTCCAGAAATGTATTAATTTTCTCAAAGAGCGAGAGGATAAACTGGATGGATTAATCAAAAG TCTATTGAAAGGCAGAGATACAGATGGTTTTCCTGTGTATCAAGAGAAGCTTATCAGAGAGTGCATTCGAAAGTTTCCTTACTGTGAAGCTACCCTGCTCCAGCAGCTGGTGAGAAGTATTGCTCCAGTTGAAATT GGCTCTGATCCTACTGCTTTCTCTGTACTTACACAAGCTATTACTGGCCAAGTGGGCTTTGTGGATGCTGAATTCTGTACAACCTGTGGGGGAAAAGGAGCAGACAAAAGATGTTCAGTATGTAAGATG GTTATTTATTGTGACCAGAACTGCCAGAAAATACACTGGTTTACCCACAAAAAAGTTTGTAAGACGCTGAAGGAAGCTCATGAGAAGCAAGAGCTAGAAGCTGCCAAAGAAAAACGGAGAcaagaaaaaaagcaagagagag atGAAGCACAGGCAGCTGATCCTAGTTCCACAAATGAGGAGCAGTCAGACCTTCACCCAGGAGCTACCAAAGAAGTGGATCCAAATCATGCAGTTGACAGAACAGAGGAAAGTGTGCTTAACAATGAGCCAGCAGCCCCACAACCTCGTCCTGACAATCAGTCTAAAAGAGAGACCAGCTTAGCTGACATTGCTGTGCAAAAAGTTCAAGAATCTGAAGAGTAA